Below is a genomic region from Silurus meridionalis isolate SWU-2019-XX chromosome 10, ASM1480568v1, whole genome shotgun sequence.
atatttaaaatatattttcttcttaaGGAGCACTTGTTATTTGGACAAACTTTAGTTGAGTAAAATAAAACTGGAGTGCAGTTCATGTATCATATAAAATGCAATGGCTATGACTTGATATTTCACACTGCATAGAGAAAATAATGACTAGTGAAATTTGAAATCCATTATGCATTAGTAAGATATGCACAATTGCAATGACTAATGATGGGTAAATCATCAGGCAACATGTGCTTACTCAATGAGTTAACAGGATTAGGTATATAATCACCTGCTGACCTCACCCCATCAGATGAGCTGGTGATGACCAGTAAGGATCCCAATATGTACCATACAGAATGTTTCAGTACAATAGCACATTCAGTGCATCCTGATTTGTACTTGATAAATATGGTGACATAAACAATATCAGCAATGTGTTTTGTTTACACCATCCCTGtttacatgtaaaaataaaaataaaaaatactatgaaaattgtaaaaaaaaaaaagaaagaaagaaagaaagaaaaaaacaatcaaaagaaTATGTTTGGATATCACTCTTTTCTGTAATAAATCATTGACTGTATCTTTTAACTAGCatgattggtgttttttttccttttatgaaataacatttgttttgctttgtagaTTACATAATGTAAAGTATTTTTCTAAACAGATTTTTCAAGGTTACaatttttttgacaaaacaTGGCTATCTTTGTCTGGGACAAAACCTGCGTTCATGTATGCCTCATCATTTATCTTGTTATTCAGATTGcttccatttatttcatttttctgaTCTGGATTATTCTCCCATGCTGCTCCAAAATCTGCAACATTCAAGTCCTGAAAAAAGGAGCAATGGAAGAGTTAGTTCTTCAAAGTGTACATGCTCTGTTCTCTTTTATCTGTGTACATCAGGCATCTCACCACTCTGTCCTCTgccctctgtcctgcatggttgACACCACACCAGCACATGGTCTTGTATTTCTCTGAACAAAAGCAGAACAAGTTACACACTGGCCGGATCAGCCCAGGCTTCACGTCCTGTGGCTTAGTGGGGCCTGCGAACAGACAATGAAGTCTCAAGTCTTAAATGCTTCAAttaattgttattaaatataatatacatcttTGATGTAACTATGTAACTTACCTGTTATCAATGTGATAAGCAGACCTCCTataactgtggcaagaaaaccCACTGTACTGAAGTATAGATAGGACATGGAGTACCAGTACTCAGCCAGCACAGATCTGCACATGATATGGGAGAGCAGAGATTGATTTGACATATTATTGATAATAGTGTCTCTTGTTATGACTTTTGTATTTGGCTagcattgtattattttatttgaaggaTCACTAGGGTGTAGCTTTTTTTCCTATATACAATAATCTCTTTTCATGGCTCTGAAATTATTTCATATAGCAATTTATAGGTTTCACTGTACTAAGgaatttttttctctgaaatcAATTATGTATTTCAAGGGGCAATAAGCATTTAAAAATAGGCGACAATATATTTCAATTTACGGAACATTTGCAGTACAACAGACATGAGAGAAGGTTTCACCAACTCTTTTCAGATGCCATTTTATTTACCTTTGCAACATCGGAGACTAATGTGTCATGACTATGTTTCTAAAGGTCTATTGTTATTTGAACAAGAAAAAACTATAATCATTATGCATAAAACATATCAATTTACAAaggcaaattaatttattaaatacaataaattccTTTGGCTAAAGAATTCATGAAAGCAAATTAAGTAAATGtgtttttccattctttttttattgttttcacaGACAAGCATCAACATTCTTGATAGAGTGTTGGAGGAAAGATGTAGGAGTATTCATTTAATGGGTTTTGGTTGGCATATTTATCACTTTACAGCTCTTGCCTTTTAAGCATGTTGTAAATAGTAGAATAGTACAGTAGAAGTATAATGTACTATACCCTGTGTATGAGCTGACTGTCTGAGTAACTGCTGTAGCTGTGATGTTCACTAGGTTACAGGTGTCTGTGCTCAGAGGCAGGGCATGGGTGCTGTTGGGAAAAGCAGGGTGAATGAAGGCTCCCACTCCCACCCAGAAGGACACAGAAATGCCCAGTATCAGACCTCCAACAGCCCCCTGAAGGCAGATCACATAACAAAGCATGGTACAATTAACTACAGATACTCAGCAATTACCCCATGTacccttgtaaaaaaaataatttggttAAGTAGAGGTTTGCTTTGACCATAGTGTTTGTGAAAGGGAAGAAAATTCCTAAAGAGAAGAGACCAAGCGTCGGCCCTCCGCACATGCCATGAATGCTGAGAGCAGCCTAGAGCAGAGAAAAGCAGACATTACTCTGGTTAAAGGattaaatgagcaaaaataaaatctgcttACTCAAAAGTCTTTTCATGAATTTTTCCATCTGGACTGTATCCTGATAAGTTTTTAACTACATGCATAATGTTgtatttagtgtttatatttAGCCAGTTTGACATCCAACACTCAGAAAAATTGTGCTAAATTGCACTTATCTTTGTTGCAGGGCTGGCACACTGAAAGGTATTTCTTATGTACCTTTAATTTTACCCTGTCAAGctttaccatttaaaaaaatgcccaAACTAATTAAGGTCCATTTACTCTAtgtatttaaatagttttacaGATATTATGTCAAAAGTTCcatgtaaaatatacaaattaaagATGTAGAATTGATGGTACTATCCCAGCAAAACTGCTGAAACATTGTTTCTGAGGAAACAAATTCATCACAATAGCTCTTTCTGTAAACAAAAACTTTCCAGAACCTTCTGCAAAATAATACCCCACAAGACCACTTGATCTGTCACATGACCGTTATATATCTCACTCACAGAACATCCAGGCACACAAACCTATTCTCAATTACTGACTCACAAGAAATACACACCAGCAtctgtttatagtaaaataTTGCCTCTCGCTAATATCTAGTGATGTTTCTTAGCCTCAACTATTTGCGTGCACaatgctgttttatttctgtagagAAGAATTAAGTATTAATGGTGTATGTGTTGTATGGGGTTTTGATCGTTAAATGTGGCATGTCTCTAATTGTCTGAATTAGTTTGTGTGGTAAAAATCTACTATTTTGCAAatgcatttacacatttatataagtAAAGGAAAACTTATCCTGatcataagataaaaaaaattaaataaattaaaatgacattaaattaaatgttttgatacAACCAATGCAGTTTTTGTTGCTGTAAACAAAAGCAATGTGTGATCGTGCCTTTTCACCTGCACAATTGGCCCCATGTGTGATGCTGCTACTGCCATGCTGGTACAGATCACTCCAAATAACACACCTGCATGAGCAAACACAATCTATTTTAGTGTCGCAAATGTTATTAGAGTTTACTTTCCTATTgtaaatctgttttatatacTGCTGGAACAATAATTAGACTCTTCACCACTAAGGTAATATGATCAGTCCTGTATCTTTAATTGCTTTTCCAGGAGAGTGTCATATAGCTGTAAACCATATAATTTATACGccagttaaaaaaattaaaatgagctACTCCAGACACTTTTATGATCTATACGTATCGCCACACAGTTTGTCACTGCTAAAGCAGATAGAAAATATGTGATTTGAATGTCATGCTTAAACTTACACAAGGCTTTGCTTATCCACATAGCTGCTTTGTTAGAGAGGTTTCTGAAACATTGACTCACAAAGTCCTCATACGTCACTGTGGCCAGAGCGTTGATACTGGCAGCCACTGTGCTGAAACCAACCAACAGCAGGAACTCATTTCTCTTTTAACGATAAAGAATGCAATGGAATTTGATGTCTTAGTTAAAATAGAGTTCAGACATGCTATCACAAGCCACAGCTCTTTGTTTAACCCATAAAGTGCTATAGTGATAGTGATGTtggaaacaatataaaaaaaagatgtaagGTCAGCTGCCAATTTACCTGAGGGTCCCACTAAAAGCACAAGCCACATACAGCCCAGGCAAACCTGGAAAGTTGCCCGATACTTCTAGTACAAAATATGGCATAAGCTGTGAAAATGTGCACAGTTATGTTTACAACTGTTTACTGCTACAATCAGGCATAATTATGTCAAATTTTTAATTCAAGCATTAAAGAGACATTGTCACCTGATCAGGAGCTGACACAAAGCCAGCTGACCAGGGGTCACAACCAGAGTAGAAGGAGTACATGATGAGTCCTGAGACCACGCCACAGAATAGAATCAACAAGAGACCCAGCAGATTTAGATATAGAGCACTGACaggaataaaagagaaaaaaaatccagtggcATTTATCAaactatttaatatatttggtatccttttattttattttacattactttttattaattcattatttttcctagtttattttctcttatttagTGAGCCAAATTCACtgggatttttttgttgcacCTCTAAGGAACCAGGGTACCtcttactttattattttaaccaTAGAAGAACTGACCTGCGAGCATGGGTCTCTGTCTTACAGGAAATACAGCGTTGGATGGTGGACTGGTTTACACCGTAGATGCCCAGCCATGTAAACATGCCGCCAACAGAGACTGTCCAGAATGTGTGTCGTCTCAGAGGACTGAGGTCAAAGCTAGAAAAAATCAGTACACACATTAGGCCTGAGAAATTTTGGAATCAAATTGTTGTTTTGAAGCGTTTCTCAGATTAGAAATGAAATactatgcaatcaaataaataaatttgtgctgctaaaaatcttttcttttatacagaagaaattcagccttgtgtgCAGCCTAGTTTATATTAAGAAAtgctgaaactgtgcagcatcattctgacaacatgacaaacattttgatgatcttgtttgtgaataAAGACAAAAGGACTTTCTATTCTaatggcaatgagatgttcattgacacaaatacttacttttgagagattaactaattaatttgcaagaaatccaatgaaTTGTGTTGCttatacaaattgttttgagaaatgcacatggtttgcaaatattaaggatgatttgagaaatgcttcaaagcaactgagaaaaactgtgaaCACAATTTTCACAGATAAATTGCAATTTTTCAATTTACTATGTATTTATAGtattattcattgtttttttatccataaGTTAACttgcattaaaatataaaacatatataaatgttgAACACATACAGATTTTGAACACAATTTCCCACTACTGCTTGTAAGACTAGTTGATATACATACTCAAATGCATTTAGTCTCTGTCCATTCTTTGCTGTCTCCCATACTGCACTGATTCctccacttttatttgtacCTTGTACCAGCACAGAAAGAAAACCagccaccatcaccaccatctgGAAGGCATCGGACCAAACTACAGCCTTTAGTCCTCCCTGTAACAcatacagacataaaaaaacagctgtgaTCTGCTGGTTTTAATGTTCATCTTAGCAGAACGTCgggtgttttctttaaaaagacTACTAAATTGTGCCGCTAACAGCTCCACCTACTCACCAGTGTGCAGTAGAACGTGCAGACAATTCCAGTAGCAAATATGGATCCCCATAGATTAAAACCTGTCACTAGGGGTAGTGTGTTTAGAACATAGGTTGATAGatagacggacagacggacagacagacagacagacagacagacagacagacagacagacagatagagtaTACAGTGTATGTTAGTGCTGTAAAGTCTACATCTTACCTTGATTCAGAGCTAAAGCTGGAGCATAAACCACTACTCCTGTGTACAAAATCTGTAAGATGTCAAAACACAAAGTGACCAAATCTggtcattaaattaaataaattattgttaCTTTTTCATAAGCAAACCATTTTTTTACTCACGGTTTGCACTGTGTAAATGACAGTAGCAGCGATACGGACTATCTTGGAGAAGCGTAGCTCGAGATACTGTAAGAAAGatgatttacattattttctaatttaaaagaagaatttaaaatataaaatatatattactgaCAAAAGAATTGAGTCAATAGTAAAATctctgaaatatattttaatgaatttcaaaatatttggtatgctataaaatgtttttgctaaAATGACAGTGTACACTTGAGTTTgcgcttttttttatatatttatattatctataatttatttatttttatttttttgccaaatcCATTAATATGTTGTCTGAACACATGCTTCAATATAAAAGTTTGTGCATGTTGAAAGTTTAACCTTTGTATAAGCAGGTAACAGTCAATATCACAatttgctttaaatgtaaataggaAGATAGAAATGGTGCAGCatttatattacagtttttctcagttgctttggagcatttctcgaattcttcttaatatttgcaaaccagtaagtgcattctcaaaacaatgtgtacaaacagcaaaacacattggatttttttacaaaagcctgtacttttcttaaaatccttaGTTTATATCTCAGCAGTAAGTATTGATCCATCAAAATgaaagtccctttgtcattgtttacaaacaagatcgtccaaatgtttagtcatgttgtcagtatgacgctgcacagtttTAGTATTTACTGatgtaaactacggtttggattacatgcacaaggctgaatttcttctgtacggcatttatgaatttcagcagcaaaaatgtattttgtttgcatatttgatttatattgatttcaagagaccggacaggattcacattTTTTCTGTACTATataagtgtttatttgtttcttggttgttcatccattttttaaatttataatactttgttttgctctgttgccaAATGAAGgctcacaagattcaccttttgacctgttttagagaaccagtTAGTCATTGGTTTATCTGATGCCGCTCACTTGCCTTCATTAGTGAAATTCAAGATttttctgcacaattcatcaattcaagaaacATTTCCCAAGAAAAAGTTTAACAGAAATTTAAgcatgacagatgatgacaactgttTTAACCATTTTACATTCTATTACTTATACAATAAACTGATGCTTATAtgtttgggggttaagactatttaggtgaaactagtaaaatatattttgatcaacatgacataaacaactgataatgtaggaaacagcagtcAATTGTACACAatagattaaatgaatgtactaaAGCATTTGCAATTTGTTAAAAGCAACAAGAATTGCTTTTATGGTGTGCACAAGTGATTAAAGTATGTGGAGATTGAACAAGCAGTTTTGAGAATGTCATtactgatctgagaaatgctctaaagcaactgagaaaaactgtaaatattacacttaaatattcaatgttttaaatattttctttttttttttttatatagtaccTCATATGTGCTGGTGATACCTGACCGGTAGAACACAGGGAGAAAGAGCTCTGCTGTGAAGACCACCATCAATATGTAGGCAATgccaaatataataaatgcagCTCCAAAGCGGTATACATCTGAGGGAGTTCCAATAACAGTCACTGCTGACATGAAGCTggctgtgagagagagtgcCACTGGAACACAGGTCAACTGCCGTCCACCAACCAAGAATTCGTTCGATGAAacctttttcctttcctttatgGCAAAGAAGACTCCAATGCCAGAAGATACCACAAACAGGCAAGCAAACACCACATAGTCCAAAGTTTGGAACATTACCACACCATTGTTTGGATGTCCCATTGTAGGTCTGtgataatatacagtattaaattattataataagatTAGAAAATATGCTATATCTATGTGCACAGAAGCCTCTCTTTTGTCTATGTTTGGGACACTATGATCTCTTTGTGAATgatttttcttgaaggatgttTTTGGTACGTTAAAAACTGCTGAGAGCAGACACCAAAGTGCAAATTGCATGAAGAACACATTAACCATTaacttgttttcatttttttataaaggctTAATATTGAGATCTTATCAAGTCAAATATATTTCGAAAGCTAATTTCTTGTATGTAATATTTGACTTCACTGTTGTCACtacagataaaataaattaaactagtCATTAAAGAATTTGTGTTTATGATCAGTGGAGTATTGGTTTATTCTTATCACTTTTCAATTAATTGGTAATGTTTCATAGTGaccttttgtaaatgttttcacaGAATCCACTACTCATTGTTATTTCTGCCACTGAAACTACTGGGGATGGTTTTATTTAGTGCATACCAATGAATACAAATTATATGGAGGTAACACAATAAATCATATGACTTTATATTTAGCATTTGTTCTTTTGTTCAGTTATGTTTCTCACTCCAATCTCTATAATGGTtagtttgtttagatttttgcGGTAATTTGGAAGTGTACataatttaaaatttgtttGAGTTTAGCATTCTAACTCACTTTGACCTAATTGCATTTTAGGCATAGCATTTTCATCGCCTGCCATTTAAATTTAGCATTCATGTAGTGCTCTACAAACTATTAGTATTTTTCTATACAGTTGATTTTGTAATCTCATACTGAGGCCTTATATGATTTCTATACCTTACTtagatattttctttaaaatgtaactTTCCACCAGCACTTTCCAGCTTTCAAAGATAATCTACCATATTGTCCAGCTCAGCTTGTGTTCTGGGGGTCCCTGGACAAAGTGTTATTGAAGAGTTGGCGGTTTTGATGCTGTTTTCCCCAATCTGTCACACAGTCATTTAGGTTTGTTGCTGACACTTCCTTTTAGATACCCTACATTTTGTGGTGTTTGGTCTCCCCGGGCCAGTTTATACCCAAGACTCCCTTGTACTTTAGTAAATAATGTCACCTGAACACTGTGCCTAAAGCCTCTGCAGTGTTCATAATGACCATCATGCTCACACTGATCATTATCAATTTACAGTCAATTATATCCccattttttatcagttttctCTCACATGGAGATTGATTTCCTTGTTACTCTATCCTTGGACTTTCTCATTAGGAATTAGAATCCAGATTTCTGTAATGGTGCCTTGTCTGCAGTTGGAAGTACTTTAGAGTTAAAACTGAATGTAATAGCTGGTCACACTAAACTGGATTTATCTAGCAGGTGTTTAACACGGCTTATTCAATGTCCAATTAGTGAGTCCTTAACAGCATTTTCAATAAGGTTAAGGTTTTACTTGTGGATAATAGTGAGAATGTATTGAGACGTGGATTTATTGTGTGGGAGCATGAATCTGTGGAGTGGCagtaaaatgagagagagagagagagagagagagagagaggtggggattaggggtgtgtgtgtgctgtaataTGAGAGGAATATGGGAGTGAAAGGCTTTGGAGTTCACACTGCCATCACATCACTCTCTGCTCAGCACGCGGCGGTAACGATGCTGCCTGTGTTCCAGCCGCTCGCTTTAGCCCTGCTCTCACTGCCTGTTTGTAGCGCAGTGTATTCTGGCCCACTTCAGGCCGAGATATCGAACGGCACCTTTCACCACTTCTTCGTTCCCGACGGCGACTACGAGGAGACTGAGGACCCGGAGAAATGCCAGATGCTGTTTAAATGGCTGGACCGCGCGCCGTGTTTAGCGGAAGAGGACCGGGATTCGGTTATCCGCGAcgacttcatcatcatcaagcaACAGGTCGAGGACTCGGCTCGAGTTCTGGAGAGTCTCGGAAGAACTGTCTTATACGACCTGGATGGAGAGGATACGTACAGCAAGTACCTGAGGAAAGAGATCGATCAAATAACTGAGGCTTTTGCCGGTGTCGAGAAATCCCTCGTGGAGCTCGAGGTGAAATTCAAGCAAGGTCAGGAGTCGGAGCAGAAAGAGGAGCAGGAGTTCACTAAAACCCTGCTGAAGCCCATGCAGAGTGTGAGGAGCTCCCTGCAGGAGACAATGGACATCTCCTCTGGCCTCAAGGACAAACACGAGCTCATCTCACTCATCATTCGCAGCCATGGCACCAGGTTAAACCGACTTAAAAACGAGTACTTGAACATTTAGATTGAtttaagaaataattttttatccTAGTCATTTAAGCTGCTTTAGACACTAAAAGGTTTGAAGTGATAGTgtgtcatttttataaaaatcttaACTCAAATAGGAAAGTACAAATATATGGGTTGGGCGGATGTTTCTGAAGACACCTCAGGAAAACGATGTATCTGAACATTGTTAAGGAAGTGACTATCCAAAAAGTCATGAACTGTGGAGACTAAATGGCACTGTGATACCTTGATTTACTGGCTTGTTGAGTTATtgtcatttaaaatatgtttacttGCAAcgattttgtgttttctgttatgtttaTAATACGTTTGATTCGTAATCATTACATAACTTTACCAAACAAAACCTGGCAGTGTGGTAAGACGGAGTTTTGTCCGATTCACATATACGGTGTGTTTATTTGACCCAAAGAGGTCGTTCgggattttattttacagaataaGCTAAGGAGCAGAACCAGTGGTGCTCAGGAAGCTGGTGTAGAGAGAAGGTATTTCCTGTGCCATAGAAAAGTAGCTTCTCCCATTACACCACATGGAGGAATAATCAAACAGAGTAATGTAAAGAAAGTGACCCGTTTTTCCCTTTCCCTTGACCTCAGCAGAGTCTAGACAGTTTCCTCCAGCAAACGCCTCTGCTATGGGATGGTTAACCTGCTGGAATAATCTTCACCCTTTTACTTTAATCAAAACTTCATGCTCATTCCAGACTAAACACCATAATGATGTGCACATGCCCTTGTGCCTATCCATGTTAACGTCAGGAAGTATCGAAGCATTTCCTGCTATGTTATTCTCAAAAAATATCTGGTTGAATCTAGAAGGAAGATGGAATTGCTGACAGCATAAAGTCAGCAGATTTGGTTTTTATTCACCGGCATCTTAAGTCTGTCCATCTGGATGTAATTTCTGGTTGCGGAACAGAAGAAAATGAATATGGTAAATAATGTGCTTACATGCTTTAAAAGAAAAGGGAACAGCAGAAGAAAAAtttactataaatgtgatatataGTCTTTAATAATGTTTCTCAAGGGTTCTCTGGAtggttaagggttaagggcatCTACTGTGAGCAATCACTGACTAGgaagaaatatacagtatgacaCGTACAAAGTTGTCTAATCCTtctgtttttaaattgtttgaTAAATCAAGTCTACAACAAACAGTAGTTATGGTGGAGTGATTTTAAATGCTAAATGTCATATGATTTGTTAAACATagccaaatatttaaaaacttaatatagatttttgtttttacatctaTTTCATTTGTCTATATTTGCTCTAACTAGCTCTAACTATATGTCtagatgtttattattatgtgGTTATATTTTGCAAAACCCTGAAGCACTATTCCTGGAAAGAGACAGAGGTacctctgtgtgtctgtgtctgcatAACTGTATGATGTTtgtcagaaagagagagggtacatgtataaatatcgtgtgtgtgtgtgtgtgtgtgtgagagagagagagagagagagagagagagagagagagagagagagagaaagagacagtcAGCATTCTCAGTATCTTGCTGGTACGCACCAGCCGGTGCTCATCATAACAGCGCCAAAGCGACTCTATaaacatacacccacacacattcacaacaaACGACTCCAGCTACCTCAAGATGAACTGCtaaatgttcttttcttcactttttatATCTCCATATATCTTTCTAAATTTTCTCAGGTGAATAAATCTCTTTTTAAACATATGTGATCTGATTAGAGATTATAActgtcatttataataatattttatcaggGTAATAGTTTTTTCTTGTATAATAATCACTGATATACTCTacaatacagaaagaaaaactgcTGATGTACATAATTTCACACTGATATTTTTTTAGCATGCACTAATCCTCTGTGTTGGTGTCTTTTCCAAGTTAGTGGCATGACAGTGAGTTGAAATAGGGCTCTGCTGCTGTGTCATGCACAGATATGGGAGAGGAAACATCCTGTGCATGCAAGTGCCACTGAGCCTAGGCTCTGTATAGACCACAATCTGGGACTGGGGCCTGAAGGGATAAAGCCCAAGTACACACTAGAAAAAATGGAGCAGAACCTCCCACATAAAAAGTcatatcatgctggaacagaagAGGAATTGTTTAGAGAGATAAAACACCACAGTAACTGTTGATAGTGAGAAAGTAGGAACACCCAACTCAGCTGAAATCAAGAATGAGGGACAAAAGCGAGCTTGTGAGGAAATCTTGAGAAGCTAAGAAGCGTGATTCTGATTTCCTCTTGTTCCATGTGTTTGCCTCACCTCAAAGCCTTTCTCCCCCAGAGGACCCTCATTCAAACACACTCCACCATCCAGCACTTCACAGTGCAACCCCCCAttcacacatat
It encodes:
- the fibina gene encoding fin bud initiation factor; the protein is MGVKGFGVHTAITSLSAQHAAVTMLPVFQPLALALLSLPVCSAVYSGPLQAEISNGTFHHFFVPDGDYEETEDPEKCQMLFKWLDRAPCLAEEDRDSVIRDDFIIIKQQVEDSARVLESLGRTVLYDLDGEDTYSKYLRKEIDQITEAFAGVEKSLVELEVKFKQGQESEQKEEQEFTKTLLKPMQSVRSSLQETMDISSGLKDKHELISLIIRSHGTRLNRLKNEYLNI
- the slc5a12 gene encoding sodium-coupled monocarboxylate transporter 2, whose amino-acid sequence is MGHPNNGVVMFQTLDYVVFACLFVVSSGIGVFFAIKERKKVSSNEFLVGGRQLTCVPVALSLTASFMSAVTVIGTPSDVYRFGAAFIIFGIAYILMVVFTAELFLPVFYRSGITSTYEYLELRFSKIVRIAATVIYTVQTILYTGVVVYAPALALNQVTGFNLWGSIFATGIVCTFYCTLGGLKAVVWSDAFQMVVMVAGFLSVLVQGTNKSGGISAVWETAKNGQRLNAFDFDLSPLRRHTFWTVSVGGMFTWLGIYGVNQSTIQRCISCKTETHARSALYLNLLGLLLILFCGVVSGLIMYSFYSGCDPWSAGFVSAPDQLMPYFVLEVSGNFPGLPGLYVACAFSGTLSTVAASINALATVTYEDFVSQCFRNLSNKAAMWISKALCVLFGVICTSMAVAASHMGPIVQAALSIHGMCGGPTLGLFSLGIFFPFTNTMGAVGGLILGISVSFWVGVGAFIHPAFPNSTHALPLSTDTCNLVNITATAVTQTVSSYTGSVLAEYWYSMSYLYFSTVGFLATVIGGLLITLITGPTKPQDVKPGLIRPVCNLFCFCSEKYKTMCWCGVNHAGQRAEDRVDLNVADFGAAWENNPDQKNEINGSNLNNKINDEAYMNAGFVPDKDSHVLSKKL